A genome region from Megalobrama amblycephala isolate DHTTF-2021 linkage group LG18, ASM1881202v1, whole genome shotgun sequence includes the following:
- the LOC125252302 gene encoding oocyte zinc finger protein XlCOF15-like, producing the protein MEIKEEPCRIKEEVTEEQTDLMEQSEVEEKLHQFQKPQQNTQRRGEKCSYTCSQCGKRLASKSGLKRHMRIHNEEKPFTCHQCGKSFTWAQSLKKHLMIHSGERSFGCDQCDKKFILEGDLKRHMKIHADVKPHVCSVCGKSFSIQAYLKKHEHIHTGVRPYVCFDCGKSFITSDDLKTHQRIHTGEKPYECSHCGKSFAQSGAMKAHERIHTGEKPYKCSSCGKRFSQSSHLQTHKKKYCPK; encoded by the exons ATGGAGATTAAAGAAGAACCCTGCAGAATAAAAGAAGAAGTTACAGAGGAACAAACTG ACCTGATGGAACaaagtgaagtggaggagaaactCCATCAGTTTCAGAAACCTCAACAAAACACTCAAAGAAGAGGAGAGAAATGTTCTTAcacctgctctcagtgtggaaagagacTCGCATCTAAATCAGGCTTAAAGagacacatgaggatccacaatGAAGAGAAACCCTTCACATgccatcagtgtggaaagagcttcacaTGGGCACAAAGTCTCAAAAAACATCTGATGATTCACTCAGGAGAAAGATCATTTGGCTGTGATCAGTGTGACAAGAAATTTATTTTGGAAGGGGACCTGAAAAGACACATGAAAATTCATGCAGATGTGAAGCCTCACGTGTGTTCTgtttgtggaaagagtttttcaatACAGGCGTATTTAAAAAAGCATGAGCATATTCATACTGGTGTGAGACCTTATGTGTGCTTtgactgtgggaagagctttatTACATCAGACGACTTAAAAACACACcagagaattcatactggagagaaaccgtacGAGTGCTCacactgtggaaagagtttcgctCAGTCAGGAGCCATGAAAGCTCATgagagaattcatactggagagaaaccgtacaAGTGCTCTTCATGTGGAAAGCGTTTCAGCCAATCATCTCATCTACAGACTCATAAGAAAAAGTATTGTCCAAAGTGA